The following are encoded together in the Gemmatimonadota bacterium genome:
- a CDS encoding carbohydrate binding family 9 domain-containing protein: MTDFRQKEPTEGGQPSVRTVVRMLATPAGLALGWWCYDHDPAAIRRTQLRRDAALRSDDYVSLMIDGLSDKRSAFYFRTNSNGAMWDGDHIDNEVGNEEWDGIWDVRTQIDAEGWKVEMLIPWTTLRYPRDVSSMGMNFRRFLPRTNEELLWRAWRRPEGLRFLEREGKVEGLSDLPPRAIAEFRPYVLGEARPPERRFRADGSDSVTAEALQRGDAGLDVKIPVTATLTADLTFRPDFAQAEVDRQIVNLTRFPLFFPERRTFFTEGASTFSFGREQQTQMFYSRRIGLGRDGTPVTIPFGARMQGRVGAYTVGLLAAATGGREDSRDFVARVRRDVFTRGYVGAMSTLSDRPSRPGALSGGLDFNLPFIVKGSNLVFTGNAAWSRDSTGGESGRHYRFVVDFPNDRVDLVTRFDRVEAGYNPALGFVQQRGIYRWGGSTAITPRPRNARLVRKFEFNLLNYDVVWRLDRVMDNASFTVRPFGVQFQSGDRIELNTIRKFDAPDVPFEIIPGVAVPAGGYWWNRVEAKYTGSNVRTWAVEATASTGAFYDGNRHDLAFVGKLRRQPHLEFSLEYERNDIELPAGAFITNTLRFRGDYAVSPRLTFTAFAQADDRSDRTALNARMRWTQSPGSDLFVVWNSVWPTLLERSFAIMKPQNGGLVVKYVRFFRK, encoded by the coding sequence CGTCGGTGCGCACCGTCGTCCGGATGCTCGCCACCCCCGCCGGGCTGGCGCTCGGCTGGTGGTGCTACGACCACGACCCGGCCGCGATCCGCCGGACGCAGTTGCGCCGCGACGCCGCCCTTCGGTCCGACGACTACGTGAGCCTCATGATCGACGGGCTCTCCGACAAGCGCAGCGCCTTCTACTTCCGCACCAACTCCAACGGGGCCATGTGGGACGGCGACCACATCGACAACGAGGTGGGGAACGAGGAGTGGGACGGGATCTGGGACGTGCGCACGCAGATCGACGCCGAGGGGTGGAAGGTGGAGATGCTCATCCCGTGGACCACGCTGCGCTATCCGCGCGACGTGTCGTCGATGGGGATGAACTTCCGTCGCTTCCTCCCGCGTACCAACGAGGAGCTGCTCTGGCGTGCCTGGCGCCGCCCCGAGGGGCTGCGCTTTCTCGAACGTGAGGGGAAGGTCGAGGGGCTGAGCGATCTCCCCCCGCGCGCAATCGCCGAGTTCCGGCCGTATGTGCTGGGCGAGGCGCGCCCCCCCGAGCGACGGTTCCGCGCCGACGGCTCCGATTCGGTCACCGCCGAAGCGCTGCAGCGCGGCGACGCCGGGCTCGACGTGAAGATCCCGGTCACCGCGACGCTCACCGCCGACCTCACCTTCCGCCCGGACTTCGCGCAGGCCGAGGTCGACCGACAGATCGTGAACCTCACGCGCTTCCCGCTCTTCTTCCCGGAGCGCCGCACCTTCTTCACCGAGGGGGCGTCGACCTTCTCGTTCGGGCGCGAGCAGCAGACGCAGATGTTCTACTCGCGTCGCATCGGCCTGGGGCGCGACGGCACGCCGGTCACCATCCCCTTCGGCGCCCGAATGCAGGGGCGAGTGGGGGCGTACACCGTGGGGTTGCTCGCCGCGGCGACGGGCGGCCGCGAGGACTCGCGCGACTTCGTGGCGCGCGTGCGCCGCGACGTCTTCACGCGCGGCTACGTGGGGGCGATGTCGACGTTGAGTGATCGACCGTCGCGTCCGGGCGCCCTGTCCGGGGGGCTCGACTTCAACCTCCCGTTCATCGTCAAGGGGAGCAACCTGGTCTTCACGGGCAACGCCGCGTGGAGCCGTGACAGCACGGGGGGCGAGTCCGGCCGGCACTACCGGTTCGTCGTCGACTTCCCTAACGACCGCGTCGACCTCGTCACGCGCTTCGACCGGGTGGAAGCCGGCTACAACCCGGCGCTCGGCTTCGTGCAGCAGCGCGGCATCTATCGCTGGGGGGGGTCGACGGCGATCACGCCCCGCCCGCGCAACGCGCGCCTGGTGCGAAAGTTCGAGTTCAACCTGCTCAACTACGATGTCGTGTGGCGGCTCGACCGCGTGATGGACAACGCCTCGTTCACCGTGCGCCCCTTCGGCGTGCAGTTCCAGAGCGGTGACCGCATCGAGCTCAACACCATTCGCAAGTTCGACGCCCCCGACGTCCCGTTCGAGATCATCCCCGGTGTCGCGGTGCCAGCGGGTGGCTACTGGTGGAACCGCGTCGAGGCGAAGTACACCGGCTCCAACGTGCGCACCTGGGCGGTGGAAGCCACGGCGTCGACCGGCGCGTTCTACGACGGCAACCGCCACGACCTCGCCTTTGTGGGCAAGCTGCGCCGCCAGCCGCATCTCGAGTTCTCGCTGGAGTACGAGCGCAACGACATCGAGCTCCCGGCCGGCGCCTTCATTACCAACACGCTGCGTTTTCGCGGCGACTACGCCGTGTCGCCGCGCCTCACGTTCACCGCCTTTGCCCAGGCCGACGATCGCTCCGATCGCACCGCACTCAATGCGCGCATGCGCTGGACGCAGTCACCCGGCTCCGACCTGTTCGTCGTCTGGAACTCGGTGTGGCCCACGCTCCTGGAGCGCAGCTTCGCGATCATGAAGCCGCAGAACGGCGGGCTGGTGGTGAAGTACGTGCGCTTCTTCCGGAAGTAG
- a CDS encoding antibiotic biosynthesis monooxygenase translates to MFGMIGKITALPGQRDALAAILTQGASTMPGCLSYIVSRDLANVDVLWVSEVWESEASHKASLALPSVREAIAKGRPLIASFETSARLEPVGGHGLVPTR, encoded by the coding sequence ATGTTCGGCATGATCGGCAAGATCACTGCGCTCCCTGGCCAGCGCGACGCGCTCGCCGCCATCCTCACGCAGGGGGCCTCGACCATGCCCGGCTGCCTGAGCTACATCGTCTCCCGCGACCTCGCCAACGTGGACGTGCTGTGGGTGAGCGAGGTGTGGGAGTCGGAGGCGAGCCACAAGGCGTCGCTCGCCCTTCCCTCCGTGCGCGAGGCGATCGCCAAGGGGCGGCCGCTCATCGCCAGCTTCGAGACGTCGGCGCGTCTCGAGCCCGTCGGCGGACACGGGTTGGTGCCAACCCGTTAG
- a CDS encoding DUF885 family protein, protein MLNPSRARRFVVLAGALFVGALIVGAADAHAQATGSADARLRALYTAEWEWRQREFGRGSDGFPRVDASAQADRLAYWTRALAQFDSIPFAQLSPEEQINASVFRTSVVALANDVRYKTYEAPFNSDSFFWTEFTPRQGFGKVEDYRRFLTRLRDVPRYFGDQIVNMRAGLSRGFTIPRVSVEGRDQTIVPYTKGDSTNPLYVPFAEMPPSIAESERAALRSEAMTVMRDVVAPAYAKLLTFMRDEYLVKARTVLAAVTLPDGPAFYQSQIEKFTTLPLTADQIHEQGKAEVARIRAEMEVVKGKAGFTGTMAEFFHFLRTDPQFYAKTPRELLSYSAYVSKKADYKLRETIGYLPRYRHGIIKVPDAIAPLYTGGRGGLDACMMNTYNLPARTLYTLAALTLHECTPGHSFQAALALEGPPRPEFRNQTYFSGYGEGWGLYTEWLGTVMGIYETPYEDFGRLTYEMWRACRLVIDTGIHKFGWSRQQAIDYLKENAALSEHEITTEIDRYISWPGQALAYKLGEMQIRRHRREAEAALGDKFDQRLFHDAILALGSVPLPVLEQRIKQFIADGGKNPPPASKAIQ, encoded by the coding sequence ATGCTGAACCCTTCGCGCGCGCGCCGTTTTGTGGTCCTTGCCGGGGCACTGTTCGTCGGGGCCTTGATCGTCGGCGCCGCCGACGCTCATGCCCAGGCGACGGGTAGCGCCGATGCGCGCCTTCGCGCCCTGTACACCGCCGAGTGGGAGTGGCGGCAACGCGAGTTCGGGCGCGGGAGCGATGGCTTTCCGCGCGTCGACGCGAGCGCGCAAGCCGATCGCCTGGCCTACTGGACGCGTGCGCTCGCCCAGTTCGACTCGATTCCGTTCGCGCAGCTGTCGCCCGAGGAGCAGATCAACGCATCGGTCTTCCGCACCTCGGTCGTCGCGCTCGCCAACGACGTGCGCTACAAGACGTACGAGGCGCCGTTCAACAGCGACTCGTTCTTCTGGACCGAGTTCACCCCGCGCCAGGGCTTCGGCAAAGTCGAGGACTACCGTCGCTTCCTCACGCGCCTGCGCGACGTCCCGCGCTACTTCGGCGACCAGATCGTCAACATGCGCGCCGGGCTGTCGCGCGGTTTCACCATCCCGCGTGTGAGTGTCGAGGGGCGCGACCAGACCATCGTCCCATACACGAAGGGCGACTCCACCAACCCGCTGTACGTCCCGTTCGCGGAGATGCCGCCCTCCATCGCCGAGAGCGAGCGTGCGGCGCTGCGAAGCGAGGCGATGACCGTGATGCGCGACGTCGTGGCACCGGCGTACGCCAAGCTCCTCACCTTCATGCGCGACGAGTATCTCGTCAAGGCGCGCACCGTACTCGCCGCGGTCACGCTCCCCGACGGCCCGGCCTTCTATCAGTCGCAGATCGAGAAATTCACCACGCTCCCGCTCACCGCCGACCAGATCCACGAGCAGGGGAAGGCCGAGGTCGCGCGCATCCGTGCAGAGATGGAGGTGGTGAAGGGCAAGGCCGGCTTCACCGGAACGATGGCCGAGTTCTTCCACTTCCTGCGCACCGATCCGCAGTTCTACGCCAAGACGCCGCGTGAGCTGCTCTCCTACTCGGCGTACGTCTCCAAGAAGGCCGACTACAAGCTGCGGGAGACCATTGGTTACCTGCCGCGCTATCGCCACGGCATCATCAAGGTCCCCGATGCCATCGCCCCCCTCTACACCGGCGGGCGCGGCGGGTTGGACGCGTGCATGATGAACACTTACAACCTCCCGGCGCGCACGCTATACACGCTCGCCGCGCTCACGTTGCACGAGTGCACGCCCGGGCACTCGTTCCAGGCCGCGCTCGCCCTCGAGGGGCCGCCGCGTCCCGAGTTCCGCAACCAGACCTACTTCTCCGGTTACGGCGAGGGGTGGGGGCTGTACACCGAGTGGCTCGGCACCGTGATGGGGATCTACGAGACGCCGTACGAGGACTTCGGGCGCCTCACGTACGAGATGTGGCGCGCCTGTCGCCTCGTGATCGATACCGGCATCCACAAGTTTGGCTGGTCGCGCCAGCAGGCGATCGACTACCTCAAGGAGAATGCGGCGCTCTCGGAGCACGAGATCACCACCGAGATCGACCGCTACATCTCGTGGCCTGGGCAGGCGCTGGCGTACAAGCTGGGTGAGATGCAGATCCGCCGGCACCGGCGCGAGGCCGAGGCGGCGCTGGGGGACAAGTTCGACCAGCGCCTCTTTCACGATGCGATCCTGGCGTTAGGCTCGGTCCCGTTGCCGGTGCTGGAGCAGCGCATCAAGCAGTTCATCGCCGACGGGGGGAAGAACCCGCCACCGGCGTCGAAGGCGATCCAGTAG
- a CDS encoding aminotransferase class V-fold PLP-dependent enzyme has protein sequence MHRRRLLQLGGAAGAALALSPAALASALAAESPTLPQLPAWSPARAATSESFWRQVRAMYAPDPQVIDFDNGNSGAAPTAVIDAYVRRARLLCAAPNVHYPRLNSDDVNANYTRTAALLHTSVDELAMVPNATIGLNTILHGFPLERGDEVVITNHEYPDMVDTLHRRAKREGIVVRTIAVPSIDDDHLALVLRFRAAVTSRTKLLLVSHVSAWNSEILPVKALCAEARAHGVAVLVDAAQSIGYLDVDFADWGCDFLALSMHKGLGAPIATGALVIRKDWLGKVEPLHPPTWDTSKFPVDQYGWTGTANVAAQATLPDAIAAQERIGVSRKRARLVQLAGAWQAMARDIKGFRLLTPTTEERSFGFCAFALDHVPSRVVAERLRAEFRILVQDKASRPYRPYDNAVRVTPQPFASLDETRRFVAALRTIARA, from the coding sequence ATGCACCGACGGCGCCTCCTGCAACTCGGCGGAGCCGCCGGCGCCGCACTTGCCCTGTCGCCCGCGGCGCTCGCCTCCGCGTTGGCCGCCGAGTCACCGACGCTCCCCCAACTCCCCGCGTGGTCGCCCGCACGCGCGGCGACCAGCGAATCGTTCTGGCGCCAGGTGCGCGCGATGTACGCACCAGATCCGCAGGTCATCGACTTCGATAACGGCAACAGCGGCGCCGCGCCAACCGCCGTGATCGACGCCTACGTTCGTCGCGCGCGCTTGCTCTGCGCCGCGCCGAATGTGCACTACCCTCGACTCAACAGCGACGACGTCAACGCCAACTACACACGCACCGCGGCGTTGTTGCACACGTCCGTCGACGAGCTGGCGATGGTTCCCAACGCCACCATCGGACTCAACACGATTCTCCATGGCTTTCCGCTCGAGCGCGGCGATGAAGTGGTCATCACCAATCACGAGTATCCGGACATGGTGGACACGTTGCACCGGCGTGCGAAACGGGAAGGGATCGTGGTGCGGACGATTGCCGTCCCGTCGATCGACGACGATCACCTCGCACTCGTCTTGCGCTTTCGCGCAGCGGTGACGTCGCGTACGAAGCTGCTGCTCGTGTCGCACGTGAGCGCGTGGAACAGCGAGATACTGCCGGTGAAGGCGCTGTGCGCCGAGGCACGCGCTCACGGCGTCGCCGTGCTGGTCGATGCCGCGCAGAGTATCGGCTATCTCGACGTGGACTTCGCCGACTGGGGATGCGATTTCCTCGCGCTGTCCATGCACAAGGGGCTCGGTGCTCCGATCGCCACGGGAGCCCTGGTGATCCGGAAAGACTGGTTAGGCAAGGTCGAACCGCTGCACCCACCCACCTGGGACACGAGCAAGTTTCCCGTCGACCAGTATGGATGGACCGGCACGGCGAACGTCGCGGCACAGGCGACGCTCCCCGACGCGATTGCCGCCCAGGAGCGCATCGGTGTGTCCCGCAAGCGCGCACGCCTGGTGCAGCTGGCCGGCGCGTGGCAGGCCATGGCGCGCGACATCAAGGGATTCCGGCTGCTCACGCCGACGACCGAAGAGCGAAGCTTCGGCTTCTGCGCGTTCGCGCTCGACCACGTGCCCTCGCGCGTGGTGGCCGAACGCCTGCGTGCCGAGTTCCGCATCCTGGTGCAAGACAAGGCGTCTCGCCCCTATCGGCCGTACGACAATGCCGTGCGCGTCACACCGCAGCCCTTCGCCTCGCTCGACGAGACACGGCGATTCGTCGCGGCACTCCGCACGATCGCCCGCGCCTGA